The Epilithonimonas zeae genome contains a region encoding:
- the glgB gene encoding 1,4-alpha-glucan branching protein GlgB, with protein MSVLPYSLFSDFDIYLFRSGKHTRLYEKFGSHKVEVDGVSGVYFAVWAPTATEVSVMGNFNNWDSFSHKLAGRWDQSGIWEGFIPDLDFGEVYKYGIRTTDGILLEKADPYGLCFENALQAGSAVCTTWYEWQDKEWMEKRWRYNSLESPISVYEMHLGSWMRDPNNPERFLSYGEIADKLVSYIKAMNFTHVEFMPIMEYPYDPSWGYQITGFYAATSRFGGPQELMYLISELHKNNIGVFLDWVPSHFPGDANGLHRFDGSFLYEHEDPRKGFHPDWKSYIFNYGRPEVKSFLISNAIFWLDRYHADGLRVDAVTSMLHLDYSRNDGEWEPNIYGGNVNLEAKQFLQDFNTAVYKEFPDVQTIAEESSDFPKLTKPVHDDGIGFGMKWMMGWMHDTLDYFKEDPINRKYHHNKITFTSTYMYNENYMMPLSHDEVVHGKSSLIYKMPGDEWQKFANLRAMYVYMFTNPGAKLLFMGDEFAQTNEWNFTSSLDWHLLQYPVHKNLQEFVRDLNFLYKTHPALYELQFSPYGYEWVDGDDSDNSIFIYLRKSKYDKEVLMTVLNLTPNSFDYRIGVDENTDWKVILNSDEEKYSGSGVEAVISQRLDEGWNNRKNSIIIKLPPLSGLVLKQSKLIKKSKIADFLKRKK; from the coding sequence ATGTCGGTTCTGCCTTACTCACTATTCTCCGATTTTGATATTTATCTTTTCCGTTCGGGAAAACACACGAGGCTCTACGAAAAGTTCGGTTCTCATAAAGTGGAGGTCGATGGAGTTTCCGGTGTTTATTTTGCCGTTTGGGCACCAACAGCAACAGAGGTTTCTGTAATGGGAAATTTCAACAATTGGGATTCTTTTTCTCACAAGTTGGCTGGACGTTGGGATCAATCTGGGATTTGGGAAGGTTTTATCCCAGACTTGGATTTTGGTGAAGTTTATAAATATGGCATCAGAACAACCGACGGAATTTTATTAGAAAAAGCGGATCCGTATGGACTCTGTTTTGAGAATGCTCTACAGGCAGGTTCTGCAGTTTGTACCACTTGGTATGAGTGGCAGGACAAAGAATGGATGGAAAAACGCTGGCGATACAACAGTCTCGAATCTCCGATTTCGGTTTACGAAATGCATCTAGGTTCGTGGATGCGTGATCCAAATAATCCTGAACGTTTTCTTAGTTATGGCGAAATAGCGGACAAATTAGTCTCCTATATCAAAGCAATGAATTTTACACACGTAGAATTCATGCCGATTATGGAATATCCATACGACCCGAGTTGGGGTTATCAGATTACGGGATTTTACGCGGCGACTTCCAGATTCGGTGGTCCACAGGAGTTGATGTATTTGATTTCTGAACTTCATAAAAATAATATCGGTGTTTTTCTGGATTGGGTTCCGTCTCATTTTCCGGGAGATGCCAATGGATTACACCGTTTTGATGGTTCTTTTTTATATGAACACGAGGACCCAAGAAAAGGCTTTCATCCCGACTGGAAGTCTTATATTTTCAATTACGGAAGACCGGAAGTCAAATCTTTCCTGATTTCAAATGCAATATTTTGGCTTGACCGTTATCACGCCGATGGTTTACGTGTGGATGCTGTAACATCTATGCTTCATCTCGACTACTCCAGAAACGATGGTGAATGGGAACCAAATATCTACGGCGGAAACGTCAATCTAGAAGCAAAACAGTTTTTGCAGGATTTCAATACGGCAGTTTATAAAGAATTTCCAGATGTTCAGACGATTGCAGAAGAAAGTTCCGATTTTCCAAAATTAACCAAACCAGTTCACGATGACGGAATTGGTTTTGGGATGAAATGGATGATGGGCTGGATGCACGATACATTGGATTATTTCAAAGAAGATCCGATCAACCGGAAATATCATCACAACAAAATCACGTTCACGAGCACCTATATGTATAATGAAAATTATATGATGCCGTTGTCTCACGACGAGGTGGTGCACGGAAAAAGCAGTCTGATCTACAAAATGCCGGGCGACGAATGGCAGAAATTTGCCAATCTACGCGCAATGTATGTTTATATGTTCACGAATCCGGGAGCGAAATTGCTTTTTATGGGAGATGAGTTTGCCCAAACCAACGAATGGAATTTCACAAGTTCTCTCGATTGGCACTTGCTTCAGTATCCAGTTCATAAGAATCTTCAAGAGTTTGTTCGGGATTTGAATTTCTTATACAAAACACATCCTGCTTTATATGAATTGCAATTTTCGCCTTATGGTTATGAATGGGTTGATGGCGACGATAGTGATAACTCGATTTTTATTTATCTCAGAAAAAGCAAATACGACAAAGAAGTTCTGATGACTGTTCTGAATTTAACACCCAATAGTTTCGATTACAGAATTGGCGTGGATGAAAATACAGATTGGAAAGTAATCCTGAATTCCGACGAAGAAAAATACAGCGGAAGTGGAGTAGAAGCCGTCATTTCCCAAAGATTAGATGAAGGCTGGAATAACAGAAAGAACTCAATCATTATAAAATTACCACCCTTATCAGGTTTGGTATTGAAACAAAGTAAACTAATAAAGAAATCTAAAATTGCAGATTTCCTGAAACGTAAAAAATAA
- a CDS encoding glycogen synthase, whose translation MKVFHLSMECYPVAKVGGLADVVGALPKYQNKMGLDASVIMPWYNKPFFYNHDFDIVFDGFIHQSSHMYQVQVFKEKDKSLGFDLYLVKIPGLLDRENVYGYWDESEQFIAFQHGVLHWLSAMQIRPDVFHCHDYHTGLVPFMIDNCYEFRFLKGVKTIGTIHNGEYQGSMNWQMSSFLPHFDGQNSGLLDWNGRINPMATMIKTCNAFNAVSGGYLEELFYSFQGLEPLMNQERQKAFGIINGIDTEVWDPQTDDMLKFNFNRDYAEEGKWENKKAICAEYGLNPNLPLFGFIGRFAGEKGADLLPEIVEKSIQETNGSLNIIVLGSGNPKIENRLKELQYQFNINFAIDLGYKEYLSHQIYASADFLLMPSRVEPCGLNQMYSMRYGTIPIVRYTGGLRDTVQDISTGGSGLNFTNAGAEDAVHAIKRALHIYSQKDLMKGLIFSNMSFDFSWEKSAQNYSQLYNY comes from the coding sequence ATGAAAGTATTTCACCTTTCTATGGAATGCTATCCTGTCGCAAAAGTCGGTGGACTGGCGGACGTGGTGGGCGCTTTACCCAAATATCAAAACAAAATGGGATTGGATGCCAGCGTGATAATGCCTTGGTACAACAAGCCGTTTTTCTACAATCACGACTTCGATATTGTGTTTGATGGTTTCATTCATCAATCGTCACACATGTATCAGGTTCAGGTTTTCAAAGAGAAGGATAAATCTTTAGGTTTTGATTTGTATTTGGTTAAAATTCCGGGACTTTTGGATAGAGAAAATGTCTATGGTTATTGGGATGAAAGTGAACAGTTCATTGCTTTTCAGCACGGGGTTTTGCATTGGCTGAGTGCGATGCAGATTCGTCCGGATGTCTTTCATTGCCATGATTATCATACAGGATTAGTCCCTTTTATGATTGATAACTGTTATGAATTCAGATTCCTGAAAGGTGTCAAAACCATCGGAACGATTCATAATGGTGAGTATCAAGGAAGTATGAATTGGCAGATGTCCAGTTTTCTTCCCCATTTCGATGGTCAAAACTCTGGATTATTGGATTGGAACGGAAGAATCAATCCGATGGCTACGATGATTAAGACTTGTAATGCTTTCAATGCGGTTTCGGGTGGTTATCTGGAAGAGTTATTTTACAGCTTCCAGGGTCTTGAGCCATTGATGAATCAGGAACGCCAAAAAGCTTTCGGAATCATCAACGGAATTGATACCGAAGTTTGGGATCCGCAAACTGATGATATGTTGAAATTCAATTTCAACAGAGATTATGCAGAAGAAGGAAAGTGGGAAAACAAAAAAGCCATTTGCGCAGAATATGGACTCAATCCCAATCTTCCGCTTTTCGGTTTCATAGGACGATTTGCTGGTGAAAAAGGTGCTGACCTTTTACCAGAGATTGTTGAAAAAAGTATTCAGGAAACCAATGGCTCTTTGAACATTATTGTCTTAGGTTCCGGAAATCCAAAAATTGAGAACAGACTGAAGGAATTACAATATCAATTTAATATTAATTTTGCGATAGATTTGGGTTACAAAGAATATTTGTCACATCAGATTTACGCTTCGGCAGATTTCTTGCTAATGCCAAGTCGGGTAGAGCCTTGTGGACTGAACCAAATGTACTCTATGAGATATGGAACGATTCCTATTGTGAGATATACAGGCGGTTTACGAGATACGGTTCAGGATATTTCAACCGGTGGTAGTGGACTCAATTTTACCAATGCTGGTGCGGAAGATGCTGTTCACGCAATAAAAAGAGCGTTACACATTTACAGTCAGAAAGATTTGATGAAAGGTTTGATTTTTAGTAATATGTCTTTTGATTTTTCTTGGGAGAAATCAGCACAGAATTATTCTCAGCTTTATAACTACTAA